One genomic segment of Rivularia sp. PCC 7116 includes these proteins:
- a CDS encoding Gldg family protein — protein sequence MKYLIWLAPFLITAGLTVGFFSGDWGAIPLVLIILGLAVAVFWLIWQSYSTKWWSRRSTQVGTNALIATVAVVAILGLINFLVTRYNIRTDLTETGLFTLAPQSQEVVKNLEQPAKVWLFDPNKNPFDEDLLENYARNNKDFQFEYVDPLARPNLAAQFGFKDYGEVYLESGENRQLVQVVNAQERLSESRLTNRLAQISNPSRSKIYFLQGHGERQLGRGEGQLSQAVQALADQNYIAEPLNLTQTAKIPDDANAVVLAGPQRPLLEGEIQALQNYIDGGGNLLVMVDPGVDPKLDVFLQQWGVGLDRRLVVNATESAQPQPPGISIVTDYGEHPITKEFQNDISIYKLARPVETITVQGVESTPLLRTRPLPISWGESDWESEELEYNENEDIPGPLTLGVALTRKIAAQPTPTPTPTPTPTPTPTPTPTPTPPENNKATESRMVVFGDSDFITDGLFSQQLNGDVFLNSVTWLSKQDSQPLSIRPKQAKNRRLNLSQAQANLLAISSVLVLPILAFVAAALLWFQRR from the coding sequence ATGAAGTATTTGATTTGGTTGGCACCGTTTCTGATAACAGCGGGTTTAACGGTGGGTTTTTTCTCTGGAGATTGGGGAGCGATTCCGCTGGTATTAATTATTTTAGGATTAGCTGTTGCTGTATTTTGGTTAATATGGCAGAGCTATTCTACAAAATGGTGGAGTCGTCGCTCTACTCAAGTTGGTACTAATGCATTAATCGCAACTGTAGCTGTAGTGGCAATTTTGGGATTAATTAACTTTTTGGTTACTCGCTACAATATCCGAACCGATTTAACGGAAACTGGCTTGTTTACCCTTGCTCCTCAATCCCAAGAAGTGGTCAAAAACTTGGAACAACCTGCAAAAGTTTGGCTGTTCGATCCGAATAAGAATCCTTTTGATGAGGATTTACTAGAAAATTATGCCAGAAACAACAAAGATTTTCAGTTTGAATATGTAGACCCTTTAGCCAGACCGAATTTAGCTGCACAATTTGGGTTTAAAGATTATGGTGAAGTTTATTTAGAGTCAGGAGAAAACCGACAGTTAGTACAGGTTGTTAATGCTCAGGAGCGGCTTTCCGAATCTAGATTAACCAACCGTTTGGCACAAATTTCTAATCCTAGTAGATCTAAAATTTATTTCCTTCAAGGTCACGGCGAACGTCAGTTAGGACGAGGAGAAGGTCAACTTTCTCAAGCCGTTCAAGCTTTAGCCGATCAAAATTATATTGCCGAGCCTTTAAATTTAACCCAAACTGCCAAAATTCCCGATGATGCTAACGCTGTAGTTCTTGCAGGTCCCCAACGCCCCTTATTGGAAGGTGAAATTCAAGCTTTGCAAAATTACATCGATGGTGGTGGTAATTTATTAGTTATGGTCGATCCTGGTGTTGACCCCAAACTAGATGTGTTTCTGCAACAATGGGGAGTTGGTTTAGATAGACGTTTAGTAGTTAATGCAACTGAGAGCGCTCAACCGCAACCACCCGGTATATCAATCGTGACGGATTACGGGGAACATCCAATAACTAAAGAGTTTCAAAATGATATATCTATATATAAGTTAGCGCGACCAGTTGAAACAATTACCGTTCAAGGTGTTGAAAGTACACCTTTGTTACGAACTCGACCATTACCGATAAGTTGGGGTGAAAGCGACTGGGAAAGTGAAGAATTAGAATATAACGAAAACGAAGATATCCCAGGTCCTCTTACTTTGGGTGTTGCTTTAACAAGAAAAATTGCAGCACAGCCGACACCGACACCAACACCCACGCCAACACCAACACCCACGCCAACACCAACACCAACACCGACACCTCCAGAAAACAACAAAGCCACTGAATCAAGAATGGTAGTGTTTGGAGATTCAGATTTTATTACAGATGGTTTATTTTCTCAGCAATTGAATGGAGACGTATTTCTCAACTCAGTTACTTGGTTGAGCAAACAAGATTCGCAACCTCTTTCAATTCGTCCCAAACAAGCAAAAAATCGTCGTCTCAATCTTTCCCAAGCGCAAGCAAATCTTTTAGCAATATCTTCTGTATTGGTTTTACCCATACTTGCTTTTGTCGCAGCTGCCCTGCTTTGGTTTCAAAGAAGATAA
- a CDS encoding ABC transporter permease, with the protein MGIVLSNITAIYRRELQTYFVSPLAYAIAGIFWFLAGLFFVLILLGPEGILAAVADLESRSQQFGVAIPAIDVPYEFIKAFLDRMGWLLLFILPILSMGLYAEERKRGTLELLATSPITNWAVAVGKLLGVLTFFITLILPLMVLEAVVLSASEPAAIVTIPLIGHLGLILLAASILSLGMFISSLTNSTILSAVMTFAVILILLFIDLVAKVIGGPIGEALSHLSLLNHYNNMIQGIFDTSSFILFLSYILLGIFLTAQSIDAFRFQRN; encoded by the coding sequence ATGGGTATAGTACTGAGTAATATAACTGCCATTTATCGTCGGGAATTGCAAACCTACTTTGTATCACCATTAGCTTATGCAATTGCTGGCATTTTTTGGTTTTTAGCTGGATTATTTTTTGTTTTAATTTTGCTCGGTCCAGAAGGAATTTTAGCTGCTGTTGCAGATTTGGAATCAAGGTCACAACAATTTGGAGTTGCAATACCAGCTATAGATGTTCCCTATGAATTTATCAAAGCATTTTTAGATAGGATGGGATGGCTTTTATTGTTTATATTGCCGATTCTTTCAATGGGACTTTATGCTGAAGAACGCAAGCGGGGAACTTTAGAACTTTTAGCAACATCACCCATTACTAATTGGGCGGTAGCTGTAGGAAAGTTGCTTGGTGTATTAACGTTTTTTATAACATTAATTTTACCATTAATGGTATTAGAAGCGGTAGTTTTAAGCGCATCGGAGCCCGCAGCAATTGTGACAATTCCCTTAATAGGACATTTGGGATTAATCTTGCTAGCGGCATCTATTCTATCTTTAGGAATGTTTATTTCATCTTTAACCAACAGTACAATATTATCTGCCGTTATGACTTTCGCGGTAATTTTAATATTGTTATTTATAGATTTAGTTGCCAAAGTTATTGGTGGTCCGATTGGAGAGGCTTTGAGTCATTTGTCCTTGCTAAATCATTATAACAACATGATACAAGGAATATTTGACACCAGTAGTTTCATATTATTTCTTAGCTACATTCTTTTAGGCATTTTTCTAACAGCACAATCAATTGATGCATTTCGCTTTCAGCGGAATTAG
- a CDS encoding ABC transporter ATP-binding protein, translating to MIEVEHLNKVYGSASAIEDVTFNVSEGEILGFLGPNGAGKTTTMRILTGYLPATSGTARIAGFDVHEDSLAVRQKIGYLPENPPLYPEMSVQGFLFFVARIKGISAGDRKAKVAAAMERCNLTDKRHVLIRKLSKGYRQRVGIAQAIVHDPPAIILDEPTVGLDPRQIIDVRNLIKSLAGSHTIIISTHILPEVSMTCNRVAIINSGKIVATNTLDNLMSELTGGSGYELEVEGEAALAKQMLQNLPGVNLVESIPMLSKEGTNQLKENRFRMRVVSQLGNEPGSLIASSLYEAGFRLHEMRRINATLEDVFLQLTREEESLATQTQEEEVNLGEVA from the coding sequence ATGATTGAAGTTGAACATCTGAATAAAGTATACGGTTCTGCCTCGGCGATAGAGGATGTAACTTTTAATGTCTCAGAAGGTGAAATTTTAGGATTTTTGGGACCTAACGGTGCTGGAAAAACTACTACCATGAGGATTTTAACTGGTTATCTACCGGCTACAAGCGGAACGGCTAGAATTGCTGGTTTTGATGTGCATGAGGACTCTTTGGCAGTTAGGCAAAAAATCGGTTATTTGCCAGAAAATCCGCCGCTATATCCAGAAATGTCGGTGCAAGGTTTTTTGTTTTTTGTCGCGCGTATTAAAGGTATTAGTGCAGGCGATCGCAAAGCTAAAGTGGCAGCAGCGATGGAACGCTGTAATTTAACAGATAAACGTCATGTATTAATTCGCAAGCTTTCTAAAGGATATCGCCAAAGAGTTGGAATTGCTCAAGCAATTGTCCACGATCCACCAGCAATTATCCTTGATGAACCCACGGTAGGATTAGATCCTCGACAAATAATAGATGTCAGAAATCTAATTAAGAGCCTTGCTGGCAGTCATACAATTATTATTTCTACGCATATTTTGCCAGAAGTCAGCATGACTTGTAATCGCGTAGCAATTATTAATAGCGGTAAAATCGTGGCGACAAATACTTTAGATAATTTAATGAGCGAGCTGACTGGTGGTAGTGGTTATGAATTAGAAGTTGAAGGAGAAGCCGCTCTAGCAAAACAAATGTTGCAGAATTTACCGGGTGTCAATCTGGTAGAATCAATTCCGATGTTATCCAAAGAGGGAACAAATCAACTAAAAGAAAATCGTTTTAGAATGCGGGTAGTATCGCAATTAGGCAACGAACCGGGAAGCTTAATTGCTAGCTCACTATATGAAGCAGGATTTCGCTTACATGAAATGCGGCGAATTAACGCTACATTAGAAGACGTATTTTTACAGTTAACCAGGGAAGAAGAAAGTTTGGCAACCCAGACACAAGAAGAGGAAGTAAATCTTGGAGAAGTCGCTTAA
- a CDS encoding S-layer homology domain-containing protein — protein sequence MVNSTIATTVYVNPITGSDNNNGSRLSPFKSLTHALNGLGSPRIVQLAPGTYHAANGEVFPLIIPSGVWVVGNEATKGEAILIEGSGDYQTKNFGSQNITLVLASNAQLMGVTVTNPVNKGTGVWIDSTEPTVANNTFVKCRREGIFISGNAKPAILDNVFVQNASAGLVMARNAKGEILRNVMQRNSIGIAISDFAAPLVANNKLSENRVAIALSREAKPVLRYNLIADNSSGGLLLNGNSIPDLGSSQDPAGNTFRDNNEYDIQNATSVKLVSAGNLLNPTLVKGLLDFVATNIDNPRQLAVNSSFPDLNGHWAAPFIEAVYEKGLISGFPDGTFAPEAPITRAQYAAIISKTFQLPLRRKVRKFTDIKSSFWAASAIYRGAGMGFISGFPDGSFRPNQNLTKSQAIVSIVSGLRLKGGNPNVLAMYADRAQIPSYATNAMAIATQKLLVVNYPQTEQLQPLVDISRAEVVALIYQALVALDKQKAIASPYIVKPDGDTMPSFTDLTGHWAEKFIRSLVSLDFTTGFADGTYKPDIPMNRAQYAALIVKAFNPTPKRSVSDFLDVPGKSWAYKSIKAAAQGGFVGGFSDGTFRPQENVQRLQIIVSLVNGLGLTAAHGSALQNFIDSQTLPNYARTAVATATQQRIVVNYPDPKKIEAKREATRAEVAAMVYQALVAIKRTPPINSPYIIFPNGN from the coding sequence ATGGTTAATTCGACTATAGCTACCACAGTTTATGTCAACCCCATAACTGGCAGCGATAACAACAATGGTTCGAGGTTGTCTCCTTTTAAAAGTCTTACTCATGCTTTAAATGGGCTTGGCTCACCTAGGATTGTTCAATTAGCTCCCGGTACTTATCATGCTGCCAATGGTGAAGTTTTCCCGCTGATTATTCCTAGTGGTGTCTGGGTAGTTGGCAATGAAGCCACCAAAGGTGAAGCTATTCTCATTGAAGGAAGTGGTGACTATCAAACTAAAAACTTTGGCTCCCAAAACATAACTTTAGTTTTGGCTTCAAATGCTCAACTGATGGGTGTAACCGTTACCAATCCAGTTAATAAAGGGACTGGCGTTTGGATTGATTCTACTGAGCCTACTGTTGCGAATAATACTTTTGTTAAATGCCGTCGGGAAGGAATATTTATTAGCGGCAATGCTAAACCGGCTATTTTAGATAATGTTTTTGTTCAAAATGCTTCTGCTGGGCTGGTAATGGCACGCAATGCTAAAGGGGAGATATTGCGGAATGTCATGCAGAGAAATTCCATTGGTATTGCTATTAGCGATTTCGCCGCTCCTCTGGTAGCTAATAATAAGTTATCAGAAAACCGCGTTGCCATAGCTTTATCCAGGGAAGCAAAACCAGTACTCAGATATAACCTGATTGCCGATAATTCATCTGGTGGTTTACTGCTTAACGGTAATTCAATACCCGACTTAGGTAGTTCTCAAGATCCTGCGGGTAACACCTTTCGCGATAATAACGAATACGATATTCAAAATGCTACGTCGGTTAAGCTGGTATCGGCAGGCAATTTATTAAATCCAACTTTAGTTAAAGGATTGCTAGACTTTGTTGCTACTAATATAGATAATCCCCGACAGCTAGCCGTCAATAGCAGTTTTCCCGATTTGAACGGGCATTGGGCTGCACCTTTTATTGAAGCAGTATATGAAAAAGGGCTGATTAGCGGATTTCCCGACGGTACATTTGCACCAGAAGCACCGATTACTCGCGCTCAGTATGCAGCAATCATTTCCAAAACTTTTCAATTACCTTTGAGAAGAAAAGTAAGAAAATTCACCGATATAAAATCAAGCTTTTGGGCAGCTTCAGCTATTTATCGCGGTGCTGGTATGGGCTTTATCAGCGGTTTTCCCGACGGTTCATTTCGTCCAAATCAAAATTTAACCAAATCTCAAGCAATAGTTTCCATTGTGAGCGGCTTAAGACTTAAAGGCGGAAATCCCAATGTTTTGGCTATGTATGCCGATCGCGCTCAAATTCCCAGTTACGCGACTAATGCAATGGCTATAGCTACGCAAAAATTATTGGTAGTCAATTACCCGCAAACAGAACAATTGCAACCTTTAGTGGATATTAGCCGCGCTGAAGTAGTAGCTTTGATTTATCAGGCTTTGGTAGCCCTAGATAAACAAAAAGCCATAGCTTCACCCTACATCGTCAAACCCGATGGGGATACTATGCCTTCCTTCACCGATTTAACGGGGCATTGGGCAGAAAAATTTATCCGCAGTTTAGTTAGCCTAGATTTTACTACTGGCTTCGCTGACGGTACATATAAACCCGATATACCCATGAATCGCGCTCAATACGCTGCCTTAATCGTCAAAGCTTTTAACCCCACACCAAAACGTTCGGTAAGTGATTTTTTAGATGTTCCAGGCAAATCCTGGGCGTATAAATCAATTAAAGCCGCCGCACAAGGTGGATTTGTGGGAGGATTCAGCGACGGTACCTTTCGCCCCCAGGAAAACGTACAGCGCCTACAAATAATTGTCTCTTTAGTCAACGGACTTGGATTAACAGCCGCTCATGGCTCCGCTTTACAAAACTTTATAGATAGTCAAACCCTTCCCAATTATGCACGGACGGCTGTGGCAACTGCTACACAGCAAAGAATTGTGGTAAATTATCCAGACCCCAAGAAAATCGAAGCAAAGCGGGAAGCAACGCGAGCTGAAGTAGCAGCGATGGTTTATCAAGCACTGGTAGCCATTAAACGCACGCCTCCCATCAACTCACCCTATATAATTTTTCCTAATGGCAATTGA
- a CDS encoding DUF1565 domain-containing protein → MRKFPTYSVLLLTATLTAVTSTLLSASSNTAVAQISSMSEKTIVSENSISQVNVLFVNPSIGNDQNTNGSQNSPLKTITSALRMAKSNTVIKLAKGTYSAETGEKFPLILKKDISIQGDASNQGKEIIIQGGGEYLSRYYGSKNIGIVASGNAKLAGVTVMNPNPRGYGMWIESNSPVVETSTFTGSTQDGVAVTGKAAPKINNNYFYRNGANGITVSGKSQPEITQNTFQDTGFGINIAQNASPQIISNKISHNRTGVVVQAASRPVLRNNSIFNNKEDGLVVIAKAVPDLGNSSNPGGNQFNFNGRYDINAQAAKQEVAAYGNTVSNNRIAGKVNVTASAAPAKAVISQTPRRRPTLLQPRANRQNTVASTPKPAIPKPQTEEQYNYVQVQPNTIEFTAPQAVAPRPSQLPENTPSLPTLKPAPVGESGLLPVPTARIPVSRNGSANMPAPRVTNNPLPINNPPQIQARTTQVTSRYRVIVEAVTSRQQELVRFIVPDAFRTRRRGRRVMQAGIFDDRTKANNLIRIFKNNGLKARLEPMK, encoded by the coding sequence ATGCGTAAATTTCCTACCTACTCAGTCTTATTACTTACGGCAACCTTAACTGCCGTTACTTCGACTTTATTAAGCGCTAGCTCCAATACTGCTGTCGCTCAGATATCGTCGATGTCAGAGAAAACAATCGTCAGTGAAAACTCAATTTCTCAGGTTAATGTACTGTTTGTCAACCCAAGTATCGGAAATGACCAAAACACAAATGGCAGCCAAAATAGTCCGTTAAAGACGATTACCAGCGCCTTGCGGATGGCAAAATCCAACACTGTAATCAAACTTGCCAAAGGTACTTACAGTGCCGAAACGGGAGAAAAATTTCCTTTAATCCTCAAAAAAGACATTTCCATTCAAGGTGATGCTAGCAATCAAGGTAAGGAAATTATTATTCAAGGAGGCGGTGAATATCTCAGTCGCTATTACGGCAGTAAAAACATCGGAATTGTTGCTTCTGGTAATGCGAAACTAGCTGGTGTAACGGTGATGAATCCGAACCCTCGCGGTTACGGCATGTGGATTGAATCTAATAGCCCAGTAGTTGAAACAAGCACCTTTACAGGTTCGACTCAAGATGGAGTTGCAGTAACCGGTAAAGCCGCACCAAAAATTAACAATAACTATTTTTATCGCAACGGTGCCAACGGCATTACAGTTTCAGGAAAATCTCAACCCGAAATCACACAAAATACATTTCAAGATACGGGTTTTGGCATAAATATTGCCCAAAATGCATCTCCTCAAATAATTAGTAACAAAATTTCACACAATCGAACTGGTGTTGTAGTCCAAGCTGCTTCTCGTCCAGTTTTGCGAAATAATTCGATCTTCAACAATAAAGAAGATGGCTTAGTCGTAATAGCTAAAGCAGTACCAGATTTGGGTAATTCATCTAATCCGGGTGGCAACCAATTTAATTTCAACGGGCGATACGATATTAATGCTCAAGCTGCCAAACAAGAAGTTGCTGCTTACGGCAATACTGTATCTAATAACCGCATTGCTGGAAAAGTCAACGTAACAGCTTCAGCCGCACCAGCAAAAGCTGTTATTTCCCAAACACCCAGACGCAGACCAACTTTACTCCAACCCAGAGCAAACCGTCAAAATACTGTTGCTTCCACACCAAAACCAGCAATACCAAAACCACAAACAGAAGAACAGTACAATTACGTCCAAGTGCAGCCGAATACAATTGAATTCACTGCACCACAAGCCGTAGCACCTAGGCCTTCTCAACTACCAGAAAATACACCATCATTACCAACATTAAAACCAGCCCCTGTCGGCGAATCAGGTCTTTTACCCGTTCCTACCGCTAGGATTCCCGTAAGTAGAAATGGCAGCGCCAACATGCCAGCACCCAGAGTTACAAACAATCCCTTACCCATAAACAACCCACCTCAAATTCAAGCCAGAACAACACAAGTAACTTCGCGTTACCGGGTGATAGTCGAAGCAGTAACATCACGACAGCAGGAATTAGTAAGATTCATCGTACCTGACGCATTCCGTACCCGCAGGCGCGGAAGAAGAGTAATGCAAGCAGGAATATTCGACGATCGCACCAAAGCCAACAACTTAATCAGAATATTCAAAAATAACGGATTGAAAGCCAGACTTGAGCCAATGAAGTAA
- a CDS encoding thiamine phosphate synthase encodes MKQADCYDESNNGVVVMVEPYSQKEQVQQVVLRILDANLDRTREGLRIIEEWCRFGLNNSEFTQECKHLRQEVAKWHTADLRAARDTPGDTGTELTHPQEEQRESIKSLLQANFCRVEEAVRVLEEYGKLYADGMGKAFKQIRYRVYTLESSLMGFTRYQQLMRSRLYLVTSPSENLLETVEAALKGGLTLVQYREKTADDTVRLEQARQLCQMCHAYDALFLVNDRIDLALAVDADGVHLGQQDMPISIARDLLGPHKLIGRSTTNSDEMQRAITEGADYVGVGPIYETPTKEGKAAVGLQYVNYATKNCPIPWFAIGGIDPNNLNDVVEIGASRVAVVRSIMQAEQPTLVTQYFLSQLHRIQTVNSKSKVYEQS; translated from the coding sequence ATGAAACAGGCTGACTGTTACGATGAAAGCAATAATGGGGTTGTTGTAATGGTCGAGCCATACAGCCAGAAAGAGCAAGTACAGCAAGTGGTTCTACGAATTTTAGATGCTAATTTAGACCGTACTCGTGAGGGTTTGCGGATTATTGAGGAATGGTGTCGCTTTGGGTTAAACAATAGCGAATTTACTCAGGAATGCAAGCACTTACGGCAGGAAGTCGCTAAATGGCATACTGCTGACTTGAGAGCGGCTCGGGATACACCCGGTGATACGGGTACGGAATTAACTCATCCGCAAGAAGAACAACGTGAAAGTATCAAATCCTTATTACAGGCGAATTTCTGTCGAGTAGAAGAAGCTGTAAGAGTGCTTGAAGAATACGGAAAGCTTTACGCGGATGGTATGGGTAAAGCATTTAAGCAAATCCGCTATCGAGTTTATACCCTTGAGAGTAGCTTAATGGGTTTTACTCGATATCAGCAACTGATGCGATCGCGCTTGTATTTGGTCACCTCCCCGAGCGAAAATTTACTGGAGACTGTAGAAGCTGCCCTTAAAGGCGGGCTGACGCTGGTACAGTATCGCGAGAAAACAGCAGATGATACTGTTCGTTTAGAACAAGCTAGGCAACTTTGCCAAATGTGTCACGCTTATGATGCCCTATTTTTAGTCAACGACCGTATAGACTTAGCTTTAGCTGTAGATGCCGACGGCGTGCATTTAGGACAACAAGATATGCCCATATCCATAGCTCGCGACTTACTTGGTCCTCATAAGCTGATAGGTCGTTCTACCACAAATAGTGACGAAATGCAAAGGGCAATTACCGAAGGTGCTGATTATGTTGGTGTGGGGCCAATATACGAAACCCCTACAAAAGAAGGAAAGGCAGCAGTTGGTTTGCAATATGTTAACTATGCGACAAAAAATTGTCCTATACCCTGGTTTGCGATTGGTGGAATAGACCCCAATAATCTTAATGATGTGGTAGAAATTGGAGCAAGTCGCGTAGCCGTAGTGCGAAGCATTATGCAAGCAGAACAACCAACTTTGGTAACGCAATATTTTCTATCTCAATTGCACCGAATTCAAACAGTAAACAGTAAGTCAAAGGTTTATGAACAGTCTTGA
- the thiS gene encoding sulfur carrier protein ThiS encodes MNSLELQVNGEIRTCFEQTNLPDLLLQLGYNPRLVAVEYNGEILHRQYWEDTKIQPNDRLEIVTIVGGG; translated from the coding sequence ATGAACAGTCTTGAATTACAAGTAAACGGAGAAATTCGTACTTGTTTTGAACAAACTAATTTACCAGATTTGCTTTTACAACTAGGTTATAATCCTCGCCTAGTTGCTGTCGAGTATAATGGCGAAATTTTGCATCGCCAGTATTGGGAAGATACAAAAATACAGCCAAATGACAGATTGGAAATAGTTACTATCGTTGGCGGAGGGTGA